A single window of Salvia splendens isolate huo1 chromosome 6, SspV2, whole genome shotgun sequence DNA harbors:
- the LOC121807302 gene encoding probable glycerol-3-phosphate dehydrogenase [NAD(+)] 1, cytosolic — protein MVGAAEGLSDGGNGLTNGAINVANGVSEEKIDEIRRLFGKSDGDPLRIVGVGAGAWGSVFAAMLQDAYGGFRDKVQIRIWRRAGRSVDRATAEHLFEVINSREEVLRRLLRRCAYLKYVEGRLGDRILYADEILKDGFCLNMIDTPLCPMKVVTNLQEAVWDADVVINGLPSTETREVFEEISRYWKERISVPVIISLAKGIEAELEPEPRIVTPTQMINRATGIPMENILYLGGPNIASEIYNKEYANARICGAEKWRKPLAKFLRQPHFIVWDNGDLVTHEVMGGLKNVYAIGAGMVAALTNESATSKSVYFAHCTSEMIFITHLLAEEPERLAGPLLADTYVTLLKGRNAWYGQKLAKGEINLEMGDSIKGKGMIQGVSAVKAFYELLSQSRLNIMHPSEKTHIAPVELCPILQKLYKILIVRELACEGILQALRDETMNDPRERIEIAQRHAIYRPSLLMN, from the exons ATGGTGGGAGCTGCTGAGGGGCTTAGTGATGGTGGTAATGGTTTAACGAATGGGGCAATTAATGTGGCAAATGGTGTGTCAGAGGAGAAGATTGATGAAATCCGTCGTTTGTTTGGGAAATCCGACGGCGATCCGTTGAGGATTGTGGGGGTTGGGGCGGGGGCGTGGGGGAGTGTGTTTGCTGCAATGCTGCAAGACGCGTATGGGGGTTTCCGCGATAAGGTGCAGATTAGGATATGGAGGAGGGCAGGGAGGTCggttgatcgagccacggcggAACATCTGTTCGAGGTGATCAATTCTAGGGAGGAGGTGCTGCGGAGGCTGCTCAGGCGATGCGCGTATTTGAAGTACGTGGAGGGGAGGCTGGGTGATCGGATTCTGTATGCGGATGAGATTTTGAAAGACGGGTTTTGCTTGAATATGATTGACACCCCGCTTTGCCCTATGAAGGTTGTGACTAACTTGCAGGAGGCTGTGTGGGATGCTGATGTCGTTATCAACGGATTGCCATCGACTGAGACGAGGGAGGTGTTTGAAGAGATTAGTAGGTATTGGAAGGAACGGATTAGTGTGCCGGTTATCATCTCTTTGGCGAAGGGTATTGAGGCGGAGTTGGAGCCAGAACCTAGGATTGTTACTCCGACTCAGATGATTAATCGAGCTA CTGGGATTCCTATGGAAAATATTCTATATCTTGGAGGACCTAATATTGCATCGGAGATCTACAACAAAGAATATGCTAATGCTCGGATATGTGGAGCTGAAAAATGGAGAAAACCACTGGCGAAGTTTCTTAGACAGCCGCATTTCATTGTTTGGGATAACGGTGACCTTGTTACTCATGAAGTTATGGGGGGTTTGAAAAACGTATATGCAATTGGCGCGG GGATGGTTGCAGCCCTAACTAACGAGAGTGCAACAAGCAAGTCTGTGTATTTTGCTCACTGCACATCAGAGATGATCTTTATCACCCATCTTTTGGCAGAGGAACCTGAGAGGCTTGCAGGTCCTCTATTGGCTGATACTTATGTAACGTTGTTGAAGGGTCGTAATGCATGGTATGGTCAGAAGTTGGCTAAAGGTGAAATAAACCTTGAAATGGGAGACAGTATAAAAGGCAAGGGAATGATTCAG GGGGTTTCAGCCGTAAAAGCTTTCTACGAGCTGCTGAGTCAGTCTCGTTTAAATATTATGCACCCTAGTGAAAAGACGCACATTGCACCAGTGGAACTCTGTCCAATCTTGCAGAAACTGTACAAAATACTGATAGTGAG GGAGCTGGCATGCGAGGGGATTCTTCAAGCCTTGCGAGATGAAACCATGAACGACCCTCGAGAGCGCATTGAgatcgcccagcgccacgccaTCTATAGACCTTCTCTACTCATGAACTAA